The Lolium rigidum isolate FL_2022 chromosome 1, APGP_CSIRO_Lrig_0.1, whole genome shotgun sequence region TGAGTCCATTGCTTCCATGTCTGAATGACAAACATGTAACCTGCATCTTACAGTGGGTGCTGCATTTCTGTTCGTTTTATTGTTGCAGAGCAGTATGTTTCTTGCTTCCAAACACCATTATTTGCATTTCTATTCTAGCTCCCAAGAAAGGGAGGCCGGAGTGGAGCATGATGGTGGAAGGGTGGCCCAGGTGGTGCTGGTTGTGGCTGCGACTTGCGGAGGAGCGCCGACGTCGATGCATAATAGGTGCAGCCGTTGGGGAGGTGCACCGACGTCGACGCAGAACAATTCATGTTTGATGACACAACGATGGCGGACGGCAGAGGAGCTGTGTCATCGGATGACCTCTCCGAGAAGTGGCGGCATATGGTCGCCCACGACGCAACAAAGACAACGATTTGAATTGGACTTGTTTTTGAAACGTTTGGAATTGGGGAGGGTTTTTTTGTAAAAATAAATTTCTATATAGGCACAACATGTTATttcgggacagagggagtattgtTTTACATGATGTTTACGAGCTAAGGAAGAATTCTTTTGTATTCTTGCTCAACTACATGAAAATGAAGAAGACAATATTCCTACATTGTATGAAAATACGTAATTAGCATCGATAGTACTCCGTAGATATTTGCGAATGGAGTAGATATTTATGAATAAAAAATTTGAGtgcttatttcatattcaaactaTACCAATTATATAAGgttttaaaatatatttcaaaTAAGGTAGAATTTGGGTTTTTAGAATATATTGTGCCTTTTATACACGTTAATTTTTGCATGTATTGTTTAATATGCTGCGAGAAGAATaatagccgtagcaacgcacgggcattcaactagtgcaCATAAATTGCAAGTTGTTGTACTTGTGGTGCAATAACCTCTCTTTTAGGTGACTGAGGTTTAAGAAAAAATGCCGACAGAGCATGTGAGGGATGATTTTGAGGAGGATCAATGCGATTCATAACCGTTACTAGCTACAATTCCGGAATTAGTTGCCGGGTTAGTGGGGTTTTATCTTCTTGAACGTGCAAAACAAACTGCTGCGGACGGTTGGAGGAAATGCAGATCCCATCGAACAGGGAACTTCCATTTCCATCGGACTACCATAGTACTAGGATTTACCAACGTGAAGTGTTTTTACTAGGACTAGAAGTGGGAGAGTGCTGCCGTGGCATCTCCTCTGCCCTCTGCGGTTATACCGCCTCACGTCACGCCACCATCAAAGCCCGTGTCCCATCGTCTTCTATCCTGTGCTGTCCATCACCGAGCGGCCGGCTACATATTCCGAGACGCAGCCATTGATCTCATCTCCTCTACTCTCCGCCCCCTTCAAGAACAAACATGTCGGCAGATCCGACCAAGGTCATCCGCACGTCGGCACGCTCACCCTCgttggcgccgccgccaccgccgtcttGCACCGCAACCGCATCAGGTCTGTCTCTCTGCCATGGTACTCAACATCCGtttatttgtttttttatttgCTGTGAGATACTCCTATACCACAGGCGTCGATGTCACCATGCTGCACGCGGACGAAGACGAGAGACCGAGGCGCGCGTTCCTCCAGGCCGCCATGGACGGCGACCTCGACACCCTCGCCAGTACGTGCGTTCCCAGTTGCCGTTCACTGAAGTCTGTACTAGTATTATGTCACTCATCAGGACGTGCAGGGATGGCGGCGGAGCTGAAGAGCGGCACTGGCCCGGGCGCCGCCGGTGTCTGGGCGTCGTGCGGCCAGACCGCCCTGCACTTGGCTGCGGCGAACGGCAGGCTGCGCGTCTGCCGCTACCTTGTCCAGGACCTCGGCTTTCCAGTCGACGCGCCGGACTCCCACTGCGACACGCCGCTTGTCCTGGCGGCCACGCATGGGCATACCAAGACGGCGGTCTACCTCCTCAAGCGCGGAGCCGACCCCCACGCGAAGGACTCCCACGGCGAGACCGTGCTTCACTGGGCCGCCTCCAATGGTATGTCCGGCGTACAAGCTCACCCCACCCATGTTCCTCATGTAGCATGCGCATTGATTTTGGGTTGACGAATttgcaccatatttgtgccacagGGGACCTTGAGTTGGCTAAGCTGCTCCTGAAAAAAGGCGCCAACCCTGGCGCGACAAACGCCCGCGGCACGCCGCTACATAACGCCGCCGCCCGGGCGCATCCGGAAGTCGTCGCTCTCTTGCTGGGCCACGGTGCTGATGTATGTCCGGCCGGTTCTGAATGCCCAATTGCCTTCTCCCCGTTCGGACCATATATACAACATCACAACTTCTGACTTGTCTCCAATTTGGCAGCCGAATAATGTTGTGAATTGCGTCTTCACGCCGTTAATTGCGTCGATCGTCAGCGGCTCTTTGGAATGCATGAAGCTACTTATCgaggtgctacattgctttgtcTTTTGCCCCTGTCATGCATGATCTGCCAATCTTCCAGAGTTTTAGAGGATTCTGGCATAATTGTGCTTGTACTGAACCTATTTTGGAAATGTGAACTAGGCTAGGGCTAATGTGAATACCGGTGGATTCAGTGGAACAACCCCGCTGTTCATAGCATGCAACCTTAGTGACGCTGTCCCATTTGTCAAGTGCTTGCTGGACGCTGGAGCAAATGCGAACGCTACTGATGAAGTGAGCCTCCTTTCCTGCCACATTTTGTATTCTCTTCAAATACATATTTTAATCTCAGGCCTGTTTTTCTGTAATTTTAATATTCTTTTGCAATCCTTGGTCCTAAACAAGAATGTTTGCTGGCATCTGATAGCTTTTATATTCTGTAACAGCTTGGTAGGCTACCCATAGAAGTTGCTGCGGCCGATGCTGAAATGGAACTTATTGAAGTTCTGTTTCCCGTGACCCGACGCCATCCAACGATGCTTGACTGGAGTGTTGCCGGCATAGTGAGACATGTGAATTCAGCTGCTTACAAGGAGTGGGTGCGTCATATTGCTGTTAACTCGATACATGATTATGTTACTTGGCTCAATTAATTTACATGCTCTTGAATGCACTCATCAGTTGTATATCTCTCAGACGTAGTTAGAGGGCCTACTATTGAACTCACTTATTTGATTATGATTTGAGTTAATAGTAGTTTGTTTTCACTTAGGTGATACAAGCATCCTGTATCAAGAAAGATGAAATGAAACAACAAGGACACTCAGCCTTCAAAAGGAAGAACTATGATGAGGCCATACTTTTTTACAACTTGGTAACTTCTATATATTCACTTTTTAGGGGAACTCCTATATGTTTTGTTGTTATTTTTTTGTATTCAAAACCACTATGCATTTCCTATCAGTCTCACAGCCATTATAAAGTTGTTCCACCGTGCAAGGACACGATGCATCCCGAATTCACATGTCTCGTAACTACCATTCTAGATatgtttcaaattttgaaaataattCTCGTCATTTGTAGGCACTGAAGTTTGACTGCACCGACGCCACCCTATATTCAAACAGGAGCATATGTTGGTTGCGTCTCGGCGTGGGCGAGGAGGCTCTCTCGGACGCCCAGGAGTGCACCAGGATGCGGCCCGACTGGGCGAAAGGCTACTACCGTCAGGGAAGGGCCTTCTGCTTGCTTCAGGTGATTCCCATTAGTTGATTCAGAAGTTCACTCATGTTATTTTCGATGCCGGCTTCACATGCAGTCTTAATCAACATGCGTCGATTCTTTCTCGTGTTAGGATCGCGCCGGCGCTTACGACGCTTTTCTCAAGGCTTCTAAGCTGGATCCGGGTAACGCTGACATCAGAAACGCTATCCGGTAATTCACTCTACTTGCAACCTCACGTAGTGACGCAGTATCATCATCATATGAACCAATCGTACATTACGATGCTGACAGGCTGATgctatatgacgtggtatgtcttaACTCGTGCAGGGATGTTTTGGCAATGCGCAATGTTTCCTGAACGGGCGTCGCTCATGTAAGCAGTGTAGGCAGGTGCTGGTGGTGGAATGCAGCAGGTCCTGTTGGTTTTGTTAGCCCTAGTAGCTCCTCTCAGGTTGAGATGTCGGAAGTTTATTTTGTGTTGGTATTGTAGCTGGTATCCCCAGCAGATCTTTAAGCTTTCTATAAGAAGTTGTGCGTTTGGCATTTTGTCTAGATCCACCGTTTGATTTCATAAGTTCCTCCTCCATCGACCCACAACCTTTACAAAAATACAGATATCGTAGGCATATCAGTTCAATGTTGCCTGACAGAGTACAGAGACACATGGCCCCCTCCATCTAGGATGCGGTCGATGCAGCTCTTACTTTTTACTAAGTTATGAAAACTAGATGATACTTCGTGTATTGCGGCAGCAATATTTTTGTGATGTAGTGAATGAAAATTCACAGAGCTTTAAAAAAAAGGATAGAAACatgtctttttccattttttcgataaaggagcatagccccaTCCTCTGCattaatagatgcacacggcttgctttattaaaaacAAAATATCAAGCTTTTTCCATTGATGTATTTATCTGTGAAGAACTGATGATCAGTTCCAAGTATGTTTGATGTTTGCACTCGTGTGACACTTTATCGTATGTAGATTATGCTTGTTTGAGATGGATAGTCGTGGTTGGGAAGTGCTAATAGTGTGGCTGATGACCTTGCTGGGTTCAGTAGAGAATATGTGCAATAGTGTGCTGTCTCATGCTGTTCCTGCCTGCGTCTGGAACCGGCGAGGCTTGATTGTACTGAACTTTCTGTTGCCTGATTACTATACAAACACAATTTATGAATAAAAAGAAGACACACCAAGACAACAATACTATTGTGAATTGGAATTGGAATTGGTCCTGATTCATAACCcgagttctggaattttttccatACGAAAAGAAAAACCATCTTCTCATACACGGTAAAAAAAAGATGACGATACCTTTCATTTTACAAGACATGGTAGAAAAGAAAAATATAAGATTAATCTTTTTCATTTTCTGTCTTCTACCTCTACCAGTTATATGGTAGCGCCAGCGCTAGGCGACATTCGGCTGGAGAAAACCCGGCGGCCTACCGCCCCTTCAGTGAGCGATTCTGTAGAAAAATAATTGTACCCTTTTGCTCATAGTTACCCAACGAAAATGATGTACATATGTAACAAATCACAATAATGTATGTAACAATGAAAAAACCCACAAAACGTTCCCCTTCACGAATGAGCATGGCAGAAGCGCCATGGCCGATTCAAGCTTACCGACCATGAATCTGGCTTGTTGGAGGTCCATCGAAGCCAGACTGGATGACCCACAAAGTATTCCACTCGTGGGCTTCATCTTCCCCTTCTTCATGGTTGTGTGGGCTTGCTCCCTTCAAATTCTCCAAGTGTTGGAGCGTCGGGGACGGAGATGCATATCTCCAGCGAGCGCAAATGAGTGGCATCCATGGAGTAGAGGAGCCGACATGGAGGAGTTGCAGCGGCAGCGAGCGCGGACGAGTGGCAGCCGTCGAGCGGAGGAGAAACTGCCAGCAGGGAGGCGCGCGTGTGCAAGGTCGAGCGGCAGAGCGCGATGGGGCGTCAGGGATTGGTTCGACGGAGGTGAGGCGTCGTGGGGGTTGTGGTCGCAGAGAGTAGTCACCGGTGAGGGTGCAGTGCGCGGTGTGGCGCGCATGGGTGGAGCAACGCCGGGTGGATTGTGCGGGGAGGAGAAGCGGGTGAGTGCGATGGGAAAAAGAAAGGACACGCGTGACGCGACCTGACTGTAGCATCAACCGAATGACATGGAAAATGATTTAGGTCAGGTGAAGGCTGCGTTGATAGGAACCTCAGGGTTGACCGCGCACCACATGTCCCTTTCATGGCTGAAACGGCCACACCCACAAAATCCACACAAACCATATCCTCCCGACTTCTTCACCCCCTCCACGTGTTCTTCTTCCCATATGACTGCTCCCGATGCCGCCCGCACCCGCATGCTCACCGCATCGACACTGGCAGTCGCTGCCGCATCGCCGTCGTCCACGTCGGCCGTCCGCAGCAACTCTCTCGCAGGAAGACCACCATTGAGCATAACTACAAGAGTTTTTCCCTACCTCACGCGTGGTCGCCGCCTCTTCCCCTACCTCGTGCGAGGACGCCCTGACCTTGATGTCAGCGGGAGCACACATGAGTTGTGCCCTCCTCGCAATGTCATGTGATAGGGGTGGTTTTGCGAACCCTCACATGAGGTGGTTGAAAGGGAGGGAGGCGGTGCTCCCACGGGAGggaaactgctgctgttctacaaacctctacacttggaggcccaacactgtcaaaaatagaagcgtgcgtagacatcacttatCTTTTTTATTTGGTTGCTTCTGCACTATAGATTTCTTCGGTTTGGTTGATCTCTCACCGATTTCTTCTCAAAACACTCCTGATGGTATGGGCAAACACTGTgatccgatgtttgccagaacatcggcttcatcattgctgaatCTGCTCACATGATTTACTTCACACCCATCGAAGGTtttttcgagttcattgtatgCATCTCTGTATGCTATCATGTTGTCGTTGACTGCGTCGCAATTGTTCATCACTTGTTGTGCTACCAACTGAGAGTCACCAAAGATTTTCAGGCGCGTTGTGCCTcacgcttttgccatcttcatcccatggagaagagcttcatattctgcttcattatttgatGCGTTGGGGAAGGTCATTCGCAATATATGTCATCTTGTCACCTTGCGGAGAGGTAAGTATCACACATGCTCCCGCTCCTTCTATTCGATTGGACCCGTAAAAATTCATGTGCCAAGTACTCGACAAATCTGGTGGTTCTGTGTTCTAGATTTCCATCCACTATGCTACAAATTCTGGCAAAatatgcgacttgattgcttttctcttttcatatgtgatgtcctgaggggaaagttctattctccAGAGGGAGACACGTCccatagcttctggattgttcaagatATTCGAGAGGGGTGCCTCGTTAACCACTACGATCGGGTGCGCCAAAAAGTAGTGCCTTAACTTCCTTTGCTGACATGAAAACTCCATACGCTAGCTTGTGATAGTGCGGGTACTGTTGTTTAGATGGAGACAAAACTTCACTGAGTAAATACACTCGGCGTTGAACtccatggatttttccttcttcttcccgtTCCACGacgaggactgtgctgaccacctgtggTGTGGCAGCGATGTATAACAACTTGTGGTGTCAAAATATGTAATAACCCAGAAAATAGGaacatcgaagggtagatttagaaatgggatgtgcatttcatcgcaaaacgagggaaattttcgcgccttactgcaactaaacctaagacggatcaaggttctctctcaattgcaattagggttaggcaatgtgagttatgaaattttgacatgatctcttttgtatcttgttgatttggggaattgatttcatttcacaagttataTTGAATTTAAAACTCCAAGAATAAAAGTTAAACAATATAGAATATGAATTAtgatttcataattcaaataaatttcataattcaaacacattTCATAAATTCAATTCATTTTGAATTTCCAATTGAGTTATAAATACATCAATCATTCATAAATAAAAGATACATACAAAAAATAGAGCTCATAagtaaaatttgagctttattgataagacACACACATACaaggtctttacaatattcttgatacaagaattgaatgAAATATAAACAAATATAAAAATAAGATTACATCatttgatcctaaactaaaatccTAAACTAATGACTTGGAAGAATTGCTTCctaggtcatattcaccttcaaaacctgcaaaacagagAGTAAAGCTATACAGGGGGTTAAATAGTAAGTCAGTAACCAGCCAGGGGTGaaccaagtgtcattgacacttgtgtTTGTCCAAAACCATGAACATCACAAGGATAAGATGAAGCAGACCAACCCTGGGCATGGACAGAGggttcaagtttcaccacaaggcTTCACAGCTCATGAAGATGCTATGCAAGCAATAGCAGAACACCACAGCTGAGTCACCAGCCAGTCAAGGGTTGTGTGTCACAGCCAGAGAAAAAGTACATCAGGGATAAAtagggtagaaaccctagaaaccaagTATCAGTCGACTAGATAACCATTGCAGCAAGCAACAGCCATAGAACAGCAAGAGTgcatccagttcttgctcaagaataGCACAAGCAACCACAGAAACCATTTATCCAACAAATCCAACCAGCCAAAACTCAACAGAAGCCATGGGAACATGAACAAGACcatcaggagctaggaggagaaggacaagtcaCAAAACCATCAAGCAACTGCTCCACAGCAGTCAAGCTTAactatctaggagctggaaccaggtataccaagttcctggagaggatctagtggatccaatccatcgtTCATGCATGGCACAGGTCATgatttgagcagatgctcaaggggttgatcatcacttggtgataaccaaggatcactggcagaaaAAGGGAGCCAATAGAACCTAAATCATCCAGATACTATTTACAAGAATAGATGCACAGAAGTGCACACAAGCAAGCACACATGCACAGAAAGCACCAGTAGAAGATTTACAGGTTATAAAAGCTACCAAAGACCACCTAGTGAAACCCTAGCTACTAAACCATCAGAGAAACccaagatttcttcacaggcaagcataatggTATTCATAGCATGTATGATGTCCTATTATGCAAGCAGAGATGAGTATCCAACAATGATTAGCCAATTGTATGAGCAAACAATCTATAGCCAAGCTACAGAGGTCACATCAAACATAAATCCATCGATTTAACCAAGTATATAagccatcactatccagaaatggattcagacttgtaTCATTTCCAAATTAATTCATGGAAATGCTAAATCATGCACAACAAGGCATTTAATCAACACTGTATAAGTAGTTCATCCATAAATAATTCATTCAAGCATAAATATACAGTAAACCATGCTTGAACAGGATAATAGCATCACTGAGAGGCAACAATCACATGAATCATTGCTTACTAGCAATAGGATCTTGTCCAATGAGCTTTGGACAGCaacaacaacacatacacacacttTTGTATTTGCCAGAACAAGAATAAGCCACAGTAGTAGCAGATAATTCATTGAAATAGCCAAAGAGTAAGCTAGTAACTAGCTACTAGCATTTAAttaatcaaatggatcaattagatcaagccAAGACATAGCAGAGCATCATAAGCATGCAGTGATCCAAGGATTGGATCAACTGAAACCTATACAAGCCATGGGTGCGCATCACTGACACCACAAGTGTCAGTAGTGCAAACCTAGGACAATCACAAGTCCAATAAGCCTATGAATTAACCAGTAAGCATATGAGCAAGTCAATGAGCATAGGAACAAGCCAGTAGGCATATGAACATGAGACAGTAAGCAATTGCACAACATAGAGTCAAGCACAGCACAACACAATGAGCCAGTAGACATAGGTAGAGAATCCAGAGGCTTAGGAGTAGGGCATGTCATGCACAACAACATAGCGAAGACAGTAGCGCAGCAGCATCGCatgaacaacaagaacaacagcACAAGCAGTAGCATAGCAAGCACGACCGCATATCAAGCCCAACAGCAGCACCATACACTAGAGGCAGTAGGCACAGATCGAGAAGTAATAGATGGAGAAGAGGAGGTAGAAGAAGCAGAAGGGGTTACCTGGTGGGGGAACAGGTGACAGTAATGGCGGCACAGGCCAGCACGGCGGCGCCAAACCGTGGCCAGGCCCGTGCCAGGCCACGCACCTCACCAGGGAAGGCGGCGAACCACCAGGAACGGTGAGGAAGTGCAGATCAGCGGAGATCGCCACGGATCCATCGGCGTCTGCGAGCACCGCACGCGCGCGCACAAACGAGGACGAGATCGACGAAACCACTCGGACGAGCAGATGCGCCGTCGTGAGCTGCGTCGGTGAGCACCACGGCGTTCCATGGttcggccggagatggccggagcacggcggcgaccATGGTGGCGACGCGGTCGCCACCGAATCGCCTAGGGTCAGGGTTAGCGAGCGAAGCggtgagcgagagagagagagagtgggggTGGGCCGAGCGGCTCGGTGCCACCGCACCATTTTGGACTGGCCCTGGTGGGCTATCCAAGTGGGCCACcctggtgggccggc contains the following coding sequences:
- the LOC124646466 gene encoding serine/threonine-protein phosphatase 6 regulatory ankyrin repeat subunit A-like is translated as MSADPTKVIRTSARSPSLAPPPPPSCTATASGVDVTMLHADEDERPRRAFLQAAMDGDLDTLARMAAELKSGTGPGAAGVWASCGQTALHLAAANGRLRVCRYLVQDLGFPVDAPDSHCDTPLVLAATHGHTKTAVYLLKRGADPHAKDSHGETVLHWAASNGDLELAKLLLKKGANPGATNARGTPLHNAAARAHPEVVALLLGHGADPNNVVNCVFTPLIASIVSGSLECMKLLIEARANVNTGGFSGTTPLFIACNLSDAVPFVKCLLDAGANANATDELGRLPIEVAAADAEMELIEVLFPVTRRHPTMLDWSVAGIVRHVNSAAYKEWVIQASCIKKDEMKQQGHSAFKRKNYDEAILFYNLALKFDCTDATLYSNRSICWLRLGVGEEALSDAQECTRMRPDWAKGYYRQGRAFCLLQDRAGAYDAFLKASKLDPGNADIRNAIRDVLAMRNVS